TAAAAGACTGCAGAGCAATGTGACAAGAAGACAGATTATGactatttttcaataaataaataacatctcTGGTTTATTACATTAGTAGCAGCTAAAAATCATGTGTGCTTTTGCAGAACTTCTTTCCAAGTAAACTACAGTGGCGTACCTAAAATATGTACGGAAAGTTTCATTCAGtttgctgggaaaataaatcaaaaacatttttcaccacataaaaaatgtggaattttACATGCTGAAGGCATTGACATATTATTTCAAAGACCATATCCCAAAAATGTCAAAGCTGAATTTAACAGTTCTGCTTAAACAAGAcattaaaaattgcaaaaattGGCTTGTATTTTCCTTAATACACTTCATGCAACACTGAAGTTTAACAGTTCAATATAATTAGCAATAATTTGATCAGATAGGTACAAGGacaatcagaagaaaaaactgtcaatactaactaaaaaaaaaataaacactttttacAGAGCATGTAACTACACTGGATCCCTTTTTAATCGTTACGTGTCAGTATGTCCAAAATAAACTTCAATTTCCTGAATATTACAAATCTGATGACATCAGAATACAATTTTCCCACATGAGAAAAATCACACTGACATTTATCCAGAACCTGGCACTGTAGTTCACGCCTCCAGCCTTGACAGATCATCACACTAACTCACTGTATTGAATACAGGTGTATCAGGCAGCTGCAAATTCAGAGGGGTCATCTGGCAGTAAAAACAGCAACCCAACTGAATGCCTTCAGAGACTTTCCAAAGAACAGGCATTTTATACATCTGTTATGTAGGAATTCTGTAGGGAATTCAACTTCAGAAAGTTATGTGGCAAAGCTGTCCTATCAAAGACTATATCTAACAGATCAATTGCTGAGCCTTACCTAGCTGGTTTTGAAAATCAATGTACTGATAATATTCCACATATTTGTTTTGACTGAAGAAATTTTTATAAACGTGCCGTGCACCAAATAACCAAACATCACTATCATCAGTGATTGTCCCAGAGGTCTGGTCAGTTAGGTCCAGTATAGCGCACTGTGCCTCCGCTTCCATTGGAGCTTCGATGTATGGAATACCAAACAGACGGAGGAGCTCCTGTAAGGAGGCAAAGCAGTTaatatttcatctgaaagatgaaattttaatgtttttctacaTGACTCAATACTACTAGATTCACACTTGGGAGgtatttaatatttcacagCAAATCTTAATTTCAACAAAAGAGCACTATGTACAGTTCAGTCAAAGCAGAAGTCCCACTTACTCATCTCAGGAAGACAGTGCACTACTTGATCACACTATTACTGCAGAGTTTGAGAATCTCCTGTCTTAATTACACAAACCAGCTCAAGTGTTGTACTTTCCACAACCACTACTTTACCATGGAGAAAAGTCCACGCATTACAGTTATGTGGACTCCAAGAAAGAACGATGgaggttaaataaataaataaataaaattagtcaTCACCTCAGCTCAGAAAATAGCTGGAAGGCCTATGAGAAATATGTCTACCTGCTAACTAACAGCAGGCAGACTAGTCGTCCTCTGGATGGTGGTTTGATAGACATGTATTTTGATACATTTTACACAATCTGCTTTTATGGAATACATTGTTTAACCTCAGTTAAGTATCTCATACACAGGAGGTAGAAGACTAGTAGACTAATACTAGTCAACTGTATAACAGCTGCATTAACTTCCACTGTATTTCAAGTAGTTCTTCCGTTAGACTGCATTGTCTTTTCTATGTTAATACGCTAGCAGAGGTTACAAGTTTACACAGGTATTACTGGTGAGATTCCTTAAAAAGATCAATATGGCACAACCTTTAAAagctgatatttaaaaatatattgatttacTCATAActtcaatattattttatggtgttacagcatttatttaaaattgttggAATTGAAATTTAATCTCagtattttcaatatttaaaatcaagcaaacagaagaaaacaagcttctaagaggaagaaaaggtgaCCCATAACTAAAGAAACAACAAgcagcttttaagaaaatgtttgacTGCAGAAGTGAGGGGGGCACATCTTACCCTACATCTTATCAAAATGATTCAACAAATACTACCTGGCTTTCCAAGAACATCTGTCCTGTTACAGAAGAAGCAACacgctcctgctgctgtttttgagCCTGAAGCACATCCTGCTCAACAGAAAGGTCATCTTCTAATTCTTCTAGttcttcctgaaaaacaaaacaaaattttggtAATTTCAACAATTTAGTACTTCACTACGTACTTTGCCTAAGGACACCTAAGTCCACAATTATCATTATTCTAATAGCATAGGCTCCATTAATTCATGCTAGCTTCTCTAATGCAGTAAGTTACAAAACCATAGACAAGGCTTCTTATCAGAGTGCTAAAACCTTAGTTTCCCTCTGATTTCAGAGAGATTATGGTTAACTATAATCTTTAAGGAAAAATCAGCCcccataaaattaaaatgaatatatgaaAGCAATGAAACAGTGAAGAGCTGCCCAAtggttttccttaaaaagtaTTTGTGGACAGAGCACTTCATTACCAGCTAGAAACAAATAACAAGAAGTTACCAAACTGATGTCTTTCCACTCATCTGCTGCATCTTTACCGtcattttcttgttcagcaTTCTGACTGTTTGTCAGCTGCACTCCATCAGACTCCTTTTGCAAGTCCTGCGTGACAACATCTTGTCTGTCCTCCATTTCTGAAAGTGCTGTTTTTTCGCCCAGTCTCTCATCATATTTAGTAGGTAAATAATCCTCATTACTGATTTCAGCATCCACTTCAATAAAGCTTcctataaaaggaaaataaactccttggttttgttttgctaaatgCAGTAAACAAAAATCAGGATTGCAAAATTACAGAAACCAAGTAGTTGACCATTCCATGCACCAGTTAATCACATTCAAGGTATGGAACAGCATGCTGTCCTCCTTCTCCATATTGTATACCCAGGTTTCAACAAAACAGCCTAAGGCCAAGGGGAAAATATAGCTCcgatttttttcccaattcatACACATGCAGGAATGGatgtgttttaaagcatttcttaaaaGAGAAGGTTAAATTGACTTCAGATAAAACAAGGCtatattttcttatctttttatATGATTAAAAAACACATACCATCAGAATCACTGTCTTCAGACTGTGatatcctttctctttcctccttaggaccttctgctgctggaaaaaaattaatttccttttgcaCCTCAGATacattctcttctgtttgtaaAATTACTTCCTCtatatttttagaagttttcaagttttcttcattttcagaaaggtCTGCTGCTTCACTGTGAATCAGAGACCCTATACTAGCTTCTGCAGGGGAATAGCGTGGCTTCTGAATGCACAAGTTTGTATCCTTGTTTTCCAAAGGATTTAAGTCCAATTTTGAACCATTTTCTtcgtctttttcttttctagcaTCATCAACACAAGAAAAATTTTCAGCTGTGGATATACTGGTGCCCATGGGtgtaatctgatttttttccaactccTGACTCTTTTGTCCAAATTCAGCATCTTGCATAATCACTTGGTTTGATGAATGAATTGCAGACGTAGGTATTTCTTTATCCTCACGTACTTCAGGGACCTGATCTTCCTCATCTGAGCTACTAAGCAGAAAATCCTTCACTTCTGACCTTTCTGTTAGCACTCTATCAGTTCTAACAGTAACaacttcctcctcttcatcatcatcatcatcatccagAGCTCGATGAATTGCCCGTAATGTTCTTGGAGACACGCTGCCTTCCTCTGCTATAGATGGGACAATGTTCAAATGTCCTTCAACTTTGTACTCCAGTTCTTCTTCCGAGCTACTTTCCGCCATAGCTGCCTGGATAGCAAGCAAAGTCTGGGGAGAGGGTGGTGTTGTTActacatttttatctttctctgtCTGCAACTTGTCAGATGCAACTACTTCTGCATTCACAGGAgattcattaattttattcaatttaGTAAATTCAGGCTTTTTTGATGAGGGTCCTGCAGCAGTTTCTAAGTCTCTACTAGTAGCTTCTTTTGCTTGAATacctgaaaagaaacattttagtaGAAGACTGCATTCCATCTTACGTAAGGAAATAGTTCACCTGGAAGTTAATAAACCGGTTTTCTACATTTGCTGATCATAATTAATTATAGATTAACAGCACTGCaaatttcacacacacacacatgtaaaCAATATTCAGTGCATTCCTTAAAATTAATGGCTGCGGGCTGCACACACGAAATAAGagattttataaaatgaagaCCTGACATACCTTTTATTAAGATATAGTGAGAAGTGTCTTCAGAAATTACCCTTCTAGATTCCACTTCTTTCACAAAACCACCTTCATTTTCATACTGTGCTTGGATTTGACCTGAGTGCTGTTGATTCAattctttttctacattttctatGCACCGATTGAGGTTGCTTTTCTTAAGCAAACCCCTAAGCTGGTACTGGGAAAAGTCACTggactcctttaaaaaaaaaaataatccaagtaaatttaaatataatgcCACCAGATGTACGTTTATGCAAGTGCATTTACCACACTCAGGAGAGccttttaatagaaatattttcctatttcttttaaGCAGATAACATTTGTCTTTTGTTGACTGCTGCACTCCCAAGCAACAGTGCTATTAGCCTCATAATACATATTAGAAGTCTAAAAGATAAATAGTTTTGAATGCTGGCTAAACACAAGACCTAAGTGATGTGACCAACAAATGTTAGCTGGCTAATGGGCCTGGTCCCCACCTTAAAAGCAACACAATTTTCACAGAATCCATACGTGGGTGGTTTTAAGATGTTGCCCACCACTGGATGCTCCTTACCGTACACTTAGGCATAAGCTATCATTTCATCTGACAGATactggacttaaaaaaaaatctaactgtGCTTTGAATAGCTGATCTAGAAGTAAGCACTGTAGGGTTCTCTGTCTCTGAACGGCTTTAGTATTATATCTGCCTGAGTTACAGCTATGAAGGTCTTTTCCCAGCTGCCAACTTCCCTAACAACCTGAGGGTTTGGAATTCAAGCTGTGTTCATTCTGCCTGATTTATCCACATTAGTAATACGTTCTTGCAATTGGAATGTTGGGCGTAATGCTGCTGAGGCATGAGGCACAGTGTGATTTATTCATTCTTGCCAAACTGCATTAGCTCTGCCAATTTTAGTAGAAATCAAGAGATAGGACACTGAATGCACACATGGGAAGGATCTGTTAGGAGTTATTaccttgttgtttttctttcccccctcaaCATAACATCTCTCATTAAATAGGCTTGGGAGTAAAGCTCTGCAGATGTGATACCCTTACGTAGTCTTCATCTGCATTAATGGCAATAGCTCCATTCTAATGACTTAAAACTattctaaaaatattctaaGAAGTATTACCTCCGGCATTGCTTCAAACAATGTTCTCTTTCGTTTTGTAAATTCTTTCATATCAGTCAAGATCTCATGTTTTACTTCTGGAGGCAGCTTGTTAAAATCTTCTGACTCAATATCTACAGAATGAGggttttcaaataattcttcctataaaaatggaaaaagaaacatgtatTTTGTATTAACACCCATAAATAACAATGAAATACTTccattattatttcaaattgaaaaaaaaaaaaaactataaaaccTCTGTTGCTATTTCCtatactgtgaaaaaaaaaaaaaaaaaaaaaaacagtaaagaaaaaaagcaccaaataCTTACCTAATTATTGACATACACTCACTCCACAGGCTACAACTTAAAAGCTTGGTCTCATTCTTCTTATAAAAAGATATTTAGTATGAATCACATAAACAAGTATTACAGCCTCAGCAAGTCTGATTTTATCAttccaaagacattttctttttgcaaactACTTCAAACATTAACCATATACGcaaaagaattttttatttttgttttttattcagatgaaagaaaaaataatgtcactATTGATTATGCATTCTGCTTAAATGATATATTACTTTTCACCTCTTCCCCTGAGATCAATGCATCAGAAAGGGATACAGAATTTATCTGTGAAAACTCAAAGACCAGTGTTTCAACATCAATTCGTATCTAGAGAAGTATGCAAATTCTGCTAAGGATGCTGTCTTATTTCATTTGCACACAACTCATGAAATGCACATTCCATTTTTgccattacaaaaaaaaattcttcacatagccagaaaaaaaaaaaaataaataaaaaatcctattcTGCTGTATTCTAGTGAAGAAAATTTCATTAGCATTTTCTGattagtaggaaaaaaaggcatCCTTAAAATTAACTTCTGTGCTTTATCAGTAATGTTTAATAAGACCTATACCTCCAAACCCAAacaccttttgttttgttttgtttttttaaacagagcaTATAAGTACAGGATAGCTCTCAATAACAAGAGAATTAGAATGCATTTACCTGCAATATCTTTTTTTGGCTCATTCTCACTTCCCATTCTTTTTCGTCTTCTTCCTCTGAGCTAAAaatcacaagagaaaaaagatgtAGATATTTCCCTGGGTAAATGGAATACCTATTAAAGGCCATTTGTCTTCCCTTCACTGATACATAGAAAAATTcacacacaacaacaaaatatacaaatgcaaacaaatataaataaaattcaaaaagatACAAACAGAAGGCAAGAAGGCAAAGTGATCTCAGTTAAATCTAGATGAAcacaatttttgctttttacataATTAACTGATTCTTATTTGGTCAGCATTTAATTTATatcaaagtaaataaagtaTACACAAACTGTGCAAAGAGTAATCTAATGGATAAGTTTCCACTTAGACTTATTTAAGATGTCACAAATTTGACAAGTACATACAAAGTCTACTTTTGCTCAACACGTCTCTACACTACTAAATGAGGGGACACAAACCAGAATCCAACTGCCACACACGAGCCACCCCAGCTTGAACAGTCAGGTTCATTTAGTCACATAGATGTAGTCACAGAAAGTGAGATAGCACTTTCAGGCCTAAACAtgaattcagagaagaaaactaaTCTGTGGGCTGAAAGCTTATTCTGCTATTTTCCAATAAATAATTAGAAGGCTGCTGAATCCAGAGTTAGAATCCTATCTGTCcaaaaggaaactaaaataaaacataaatattcttTACATATCATGGAGTCAAATGGATCAAAGATCTTTCAGCAACACTTCTataatctgtttattttagccatttaatctatttttcttaattctacCTACCTGTTCTTCTCTTCGTTCTCTAA
The nucleotide sequence above comes from Oxyura jamaicensis isolate SHBP4307 breed ruddy duck chromosome 1, BPBGC_Ojam_1.0, whole genome shotgun sequence. Encoded proteins:
- the LOC118162339 gene encoding DNA repair protein complementing XP-G cells homolog isoform X2, producing MGVQGLWKLLECTGRPINPETLEGKILAVDISIWLNQAIKGARDRRGNSIQNAHLLTLFNRLCKLLFFRIRPVFVFDGEAPLLKRQTLAKRRHRKDLAVRDSRTTTEKLLKTFLKRQAIKTALRGKSEVLPSITQVRREEIDDIYALPSLENEEKNSSEEEDEKEWEVRMSQKKILQEELFENPHSVDIESEDFNKLPPEVKHEILTDMKEFTKRKRTLFEAMPEESSDFSQYQLRGLLKKSNLNRCIENVEKELNQQHSGQIQAQYENEGGFVKEVESRRVISEDTSHYILIKGIQAKEATSRDLETAAGPSSKKPEFTKLNKINESPVNAEVVASDKLQTEKDKNVVTTPPSPQTLLAIQAAMAESSSEEELEYKVEGHLNIVPSIAEEGSVSPRTLRAIHRALDDDDDDEEEEVVTVRTDRVLTERSEVKDFLLSSSDEEDQVPEVREDKEIPTSAIHSSNQVIMQDAEFGQKSQELEKNQITPMGTSISTAENFSCVDDARKEKDEENGSKLDLNPLENKDTNLCIQKPRYSPAEASIGSLIHSEAADLSENEENLKTSKNIEEVILQTEENVSEVQKEINFFPAAEGPKEERERISQSEDSDSDGSFIEVDAEISNEDYLPTKYDERLGEKTALSEMEDRQDVVTQDLQKESDGVQLTNSQNAEQENDGKDAADEWKDISLEELEELEDDLSVEQDVLQAQKQQQERVASSVTGQMFLESQELLRLFGIPYIEAPMEAEAQCAILDLTDQTSGTITDDSDVWLFGARHVYKNFFSQNKYVEYYQYIDFQNQLGLDRSKLINLAYLLGSDYTEGIPNVGFVTAMEILNEFPGRGLEPLLKFAEWWQEAQKNKKMRPNPHDTKVKKKLRELQLSTGFPNPAVAEAYLKPVVDETRGSFTWGKPDVEQIREFCKDHFGWTRTKIDEVLLPVMKQLNLQQTQLRIDSFFRLAQHEKQAIKSQRLRRAVTCLKRKEKEEADEIREATAVMEKELKQHEKRKGGSTSGCSNHQAMATEIQSGKRRKHSDFRKEPLYGGGFVGNLHLSETSSDSSAEELESKVLDESKRRKIASNVETADHKEKKGYSSSSGEDEELGNLIMVTAKSVFEGRKQKPQNKRGKKKKKP
- the LOC118162339 gene encoding DNA repair protein complementing XP-G cells homolog isoform X1; protein product: MGVQGLWKLLECTGRPINPETLEGKILAVDISIWLNQAIKGARDRRGNSIQNAHLLTLFNRLCKLLFFRIRPVFVFDGEAPLLKRQTLAKRRHRKDLAVRDSRTTTEKLLKTFLKRQAIKTALRGKSNEVLPSITQVRREEIDDIYALPSLENEEKNSSEEEDEKEWEVRMSQKKILQEELFENPHSVDIESEDFNKLPPEVKHEILTDMKEFTKRKRTLFEAMPEESSDFSQYQLRGLLKKSNLNRCIENVEKELNQQHSGQIQAQYENEGGFVKEVESRRVISEDTSHYILIKGIQAKEATSRDLETAAGPSSKKPEFTKLNKINESPVNAEVVASDKLQTEKDKNVVTTPPSPQTLLAIQAAMAESSSEEELEYKVEGHLNIVPSIAEEGSVSPRTLRAIHRALDDDDDDEEEEVVTVRTDRVLTERSEVKDFLLSSSDEEDQVPEVREDKEIPTSAIHSSNQVIMQDAEFGQKSQELEKNQITPMGTSISTAENFSCVDDARKEKDEENGSKLDLNPLENKDTNLCIQKPRYSPAEASIGSLIHSEAADLSENEENLKTSKNIEEVILQTEENVSEVQKEINFFPAAEGPKEERERISQSEDSDSDGSFIEVDAEISNEDYLPTKYDERLGEKTALSEMEDRQDVVTQDLQKESDGVQLTNSQNAEQENDGKDAADEWKDISLEELEELEDDLSVEQDVLQAQKQQQERVASSVTGQMFLESQELLRLFGIPYIEAPMEAEAQCAILDLTDQTSGTITDDSDVWLFGARHVYKNFFSQNKYVEYYQYIDFQNQLGLDRSKLINLAYLLGSDYTEGIPNVGFVTAMEILNEFPGRGLEPLLKFAEWWQEAQKNKKMRPNPHDTKVKKKLRELQLSTGFPNPAVAEAYLKPVVDETRGSFTWGKPDVEQIREFCKDHFGWTRTKIDEVLLPVMKQLNLQQTQLRIDSFFRLAQHEKQAIKSQRLRRAVTCLKRKEKEEADEIREATAVMEKELKQHEKRKGGSTSGCSNHQAMATEIQSGKRRKHSDFRKEPLYGGGFVGNLHLSETSSDSSAEELESKVLDESKRRKIASNVETADHKEKKGYSSSSGEDEELGNLIMVTAKSVFEGRKQKPQNKRGKKKKKP